The genomic DNA ACGGGAAGAGTGGACACTCCTGTTTTGGACCACTCTCGCTGTCGTAGTGCCCGTGATCATTACATTGTGGTGCAGTGTCCAGCGCTCCAAACGGAAAATACACATGAAAGACTTCTTCCGCAAGAGCAAGCACGGCTGGCACTGCACCGACCTGTTCAACAAGCCCACCTACTGCTGTGTATGCCAACAACACATTCTACAAGGGGCATTCTGCGACTGCTGCGGAGTGTGCGCCGACGAGACATGCCTGCGTCGGGCCGACCGGAGCCTTGTTTGCAAAGAGATTATGGCTCCGTCCCAAGCGGATGGGACACTAGAGCACCGCTGGGTCCGGGGAAACGTCCCTCTCTGCAGTGTCTGTGTGGTCTGCAAGGAGCAATGTGGGAACCAACCGAAGCTGTGTGACTTCAGGTAATATTATTTTGCTTCTAGGCTGTCGTTTGTGTGTGAATTAATGTCTGCCACATTAATCAAAGTGAAGCCCAGCAGGATGCGAAGGCGTTAACATTTGTCTGGTTTTGGCATGAAAGACGGGGGGTGTTATTTTGTAATGTTTCAATCATGGGGAAGCTGAAATTGCTTTATTTACAAATTGACAGGAATTAATATCATGTCCTTTTCCTTTCATGTGTACAATTCTTAACCAGCTCTCTGtccaccttttgccttgacatTACAGTGAGCGCCACAGAAATTGCGCTTGATCCACtgatgggtgtgtgtttgttccttggcaggtgtgtgtggtgtcagacaATGGTGCACGATGACTGCAAGGCCAGCCTGTCGGACGGGGAGCGCTGTGAGCTGGGCGAGTTCCGCAGCCTCATCATCCCccctcactacctccaccacGTCAACAAGCTCCGCCGCAGGCATCCCGATGAGTACAGCAAGGTCAGAGGTCACACCCAGGGAGGGGTCGGTGTCTGGGGTTATGGTGGCCCAAATGGTGGTTTGGGACCGATTGTGTGGTTGCATTACTAGCGACTACCAGTCCCTCTTGAGTCagtcagaatttgttcttaactgacttgcctagttaaataaaggttcaattaaacaAATTTACCTGTGTGTCTAGCTGGCGTCTGCCTGTGGGAGCAGCTGGACTCCAGTGCTGGTCCTAGCCAACACTCGCAGTGGGAACAACATGGGGGAGGCTCTGCTTGGAGAGTTCCGCACCATCCTCAACCCTGTCCaggtcagtcagtcctctgtgtAGCATCCTGTAGGAGCATAGTATGGAATTATTAAGATGTGTAGGTCAAATTGAACTGGTGCACAGTAGGCAATCTTTTGAGTTAAAGTGATTGTGGAGGTGGCTCGGTGATGGTGGGATACATAaacatctccctcccctcccgtccACCTTTTCCACTTTGTTTCCTCCCATATCATACATTTTCTGTCTgctatcccctcctcctctccttccctctctcgtctactttcctctctcctctactcgtctcctcctctcctttcctctctcctttcctttctcctcccctcctctctcaggtGTTTGACCTGTCGGAGCTGCCTCCCTCCAAGGCTCTGCAGCTGTGCACCCTGCTGCCTCCAGGCAGTGTTAGGGTGCTGGTGTGTGGGGGGGACGGAACCGTGGGTTGGGTGCTGGATGCCATCGACACCATGAAGCTCAAGGTAAAGCTGTGTTTGTGTAACATGACAGTGGCAGGAGCAGATGAGAGTCGTGCAGGTCTATGCCAGACTGTCCTAACTGCTGTTGCAACTAACGTTGCTGAACCTACTGTTGTTGTTGGTTATTATTGAATAAGACGTCTATAGATGGCGTTCCTGTTTTAACATTTTCAGCGAGCTTGAGATGTTTCCGATGGAGCTATCACCTTAGATATTTTTTGATAGCTCAAACGGTTGGTACGTTGTGAAGGAGGGCGGTCACGTGTGTTTATGAAcatttttatttacctttatttaacctggtaggccagttgagaacaagttttcatttacaactgaagcctggccaagataaagccaagcagtgtgacaaaaacaacagagttacacatataCAAacctatagtcaataacacaatagaaacatctatgtACAGCGTGTGCAAatgtagggaggtaaggcaataaataggccatagaggcgaaataggATCACTGGTTTGATCCCGGTATGGGAACAGGGACAGCGGAGGAAGATATGTTAGCAGCACCATGATGTCTGTTTCACATGTGTGTATTGGTCTCCAGGGCCAAGATCAGTTCATCCCCAGGGTGATGATCCTGCCCCTGGGTACAGGGAACGACCTGTCCAACTCCCTGGGCTGGGGGTCGGGCTACGCCGGGGAGATCCCTGTGGAGCAGGTGCTCCGGAACGTCCTCGAAGCAGAGGTGGTCAAGATGGACAGGTCAGTGGAGAGCCAGAGGAAGCAATGTAGCCTGCTGTGCTAATGCTACGAAGCTCAAGTCATGTAGCCTGCTGTGCTAATGCTACGAAGCTCAAGTCATGTAGCCTGCTGTGCTAATGCTTCGAAGCTCAAGTCATGTAGCCTGCTGTGCTAATGCTACGAAGCTCAAGTCATATAGCCTCTTGTGCTAATGCTACAAAGCTCATGTAACGTAGCCTTCTGTGCTTATGCTGCAAAGCTCAATATCCCTAGTTCCATTTGTGTTGTAGCATGGTTGTAAATGATCCAGTATGACATTTCTATCTCCACATGTCCTGACAGGTGGAAAGTTCAGGTAGCCTCAAAGGGGCTCTACTTTCGTAAGCCAAAGGTGAGTTGCATTTCACCCTCTCTAGTTAGCCTCTTTTGATCTTGTCCATTTGCCCTGCATTTTGATATAATTCAGCAACACGTACTGTATTCAGTGTGTGGCCCATACAGGAGTCACACCTGTAACTCTGGTGTTGCCACTGCCAGAACCATGCTGCAACCAAGTGATCCATTGCAATCATGGGGCTGTTCCAGAATGCTGTATCAATGAGTAAGCCAGCTAACTGTCCAAAAAGGACTTAAAATTGACGAGGTATAATTGACTTGACAAACAACAACCAATATACATATTCAGTGTTTTTAATGAACCAGAAAAACAAGTTATATGGTTGTATATCAACGTCAGCTGGTTAACTTAATAATCCTGCTTACTGGAATAGCCTATGTGATTGATTTATTCTCTGTTTATACTCTTGATTTGCTCACTAAAGGACCTCCTAACTCGTGTGTGCTTTTCTCATCAGGTCCTGTCCATGAATAACTATTTCTCAGTGGGCCCGGATGCCCTGATGGCGCTCAACTTCCACACTCACCGTGAGAAGACCCCCTCCTTCTTCTCCAGCCGCATCATCAACAAGGTCAGTGGGCCAAAGACGCATCTGAAAAATATTCACAAACATATGCAAATGTCTTCACATGGTTGAATTTACATACAGTGTGAGAGGACATTTCCAGGGTGGTTGCTTGAGTGTAATGGTCGACACATCAATTTGGAAAGAATTCTTTAATGCTACTTTTCTCTCTTAGTCAAATGCATTTGGAAATGCTTTTACTTACTGAATATTAATTGTGTGGTTAGTTGTTCTATAAATGGCTGATTCAGAATAGTCTAGGAGTGGTTATTTGGgtgaaaatgtaataaatatttgAACATGACCTGCTTTTGATAACGCGTGTCCTTTGTCCATATTACTTTCCCCTTTTTAACAGTCACTCTGTTGCCTTTCCTTCTAGGCTGTATATTTCATGTATGGCACTAAAGATTGCTTAGTTCAAGAATGCAAAGACCTGGATAAGAGGATTGAGGTAAGGTGTGCACAAAGAcgcacacaaacaacacacaggcagacacacacgaacaacacacaggcagacacacacagtggacTCATGGAACGACTCATGTCTATTGTGCAGTCTTTCACCTCTATGCCTCGAAGAATTTAATAGAATGTTCCGTTGCCTTGGCAAATGTCACAAACTTCGAA from Oncorhynchus keta strain PuntledgeMale-10-30-2019 chromosome 10, Oket_V2, whole genome shotgun sequence includes the following:
- the LOC118389201 gene encoding diacylglycerol kinase epsilon-like, whose amino-acid sequence is MNSDLISLFTLIPTTLLRMSMEGDEGNREQSSREEWTLLFWTTLAVVVPVIITLWCSVQRSKRKIHMKDFFRKSKHGWHCTDLFNKPTYCCVCQQHILQGAFCDCCGVCADETCLRRADRSLVCKEIMAPSQADGTLEHRWVRGNVPLCSVCVVCKEQCGNQPKLCDFRCVWCQTMVHDDCKASLSDGERCELGEFRSLIIPPHYLHHVNKLRRRHPDEYSKLASACGSSWTPVLVLANTRSGNNMGEALLGEFRTILNPVQVFDLSELPPSKALQLCTLLPPGSVRVLVCGGDGTVGWVLDAIDTMKLKGQDQFIPRVMILPLGTGNDLSNSLGWGSGYAGEIPVEQVLRNVLEAEVVKMDRWKVQVASKGLYFRKPKVLSMNNYFSVGPDALMALNFHTHREKTPSFFSSRIINKAVYFMYGTKDCLVQECKDLDKRIELELDGERVALPSLEGIIVCNIGYWGGGCRLWEGMGDEPYPPTRLDDGLLEVVGVFGSFHCAQIQVKMANPVRLGQAHTVRLVLKTSRMPMQVDGEPWAQGPCTITITHKTQAFMLYHSAEQTDDDDESSTSEAESSAPHDSPKPAGPASARA